CTATGCCCGGCGCCTGTGTGACGCCGCCGCCCCGGGTGAGACGCTGGTGTGCGACACCGCCGCCCGGCACCTCGGCCCGGCGGTGGTGGGGGTGCCCCGGCCGCTGCCGTCCCTGCGCGGCTTTCCGGCCGCCTGTCAGGCCTACGCGGCGCGGCTGCCCGCTGCGCTGCCGCCGGGGCGCATGAAAACAGGTTAAGCGGTCGGGGGGCCTTCTCATGAGAACGCTCCCTAGACTGGCCGCATGGAACGCAAGCCGCTGGTCCTCGTGATCGAGGATGAAAAAGATATTGCCCGTTTTATAGAACTCGAACTGGCCGCCGAGGGCTACGCGACCGAGGTCGCCTTCGACGGCGTGACCGGCCTGAGCAAGTTCCGCGAGGTCAACCCCGACTTGGTGATTCTGGACCTGATGCTGCCGGTGCTCGATGGCCTGGAGGTCGCCCGGCGCATCCGCAAGACCAGCAACACGCCCATCATCATTCTGACGGCCAAGGACGGGATTCAGGACAAGGTCGAGGGCCTGGACTCGGGCGCCGACGACTACCTGATCAAGCCCTTTTCCATCGAGGAGCTGCTGGCCCGGGTGCGCGCGCACCTGCGCCGGGTCAATCCGGCGGTGACCGGCGAGGTGCGGGTGGCCGACCTGGTGATGAACCTCGACGGGCGCGAGATTTTCCGGGGCGGACGGCGGGTCGAGCTGTCCGCCAAGGAGTTCGAGCTGCTGGAACTGCTGGCCCGCAACCCCGGCAAGGTCTTTTCGCGCTTCGAGATCGAGGAGAAGGTCTGGCCCGAGTACACCGGCGGCAGCAACGTGGTGGACGTCTACATCGGCTACCTGCGCCGCAAGCTCGAGGAGGGCGGCGAGCGGCGGCTGATCCACACCGTGCGCGGCGTCGGGTACGTGCTGCGCGAGGAATAGCGCCCCGCTGGGCGTCCGCAGGGGCGGGGGCCGCAGAGGCCAGACGGTACACTGCCGGGCGTGACAGGATTTCCTGAGCCGCCCGGCGTTGGCGCCGCTGGTGGGCCGAGCGGCGCCCCACGCGCCGAGGTGGGGCCGTGACGCTGCGCTGGCGCCTGACGCTGTTCTATACCGGTTTGCTGGCCGTGCTGCTGACCGCCGTGTCGGTCGCGGCGCTGGTCACCATTCGCAGCAGCCTGCTGAGCAACCTCAACCGCGAGCTGAACCAGTCGTACCTGCTGCTGACCGAGACGCTGCCCAGCCTGAACCTCAAAGCACCCAGCACCGACGAGGAGCGGGACGCGGCGGGCGTGCTGCCGCTGGCGCGCTACCTCTTTCCCAACGACGCGATCCAGATCGACGAGCTGCCCACCTACGACTTTCCCACGCTGGCCCAGCAGCTCGAGGAGGCGCCCACCCCGGACGCGCGTGAGCAGGTGCTGGCTTTTGTGCGCGGCCTGGGCAGCGACCCGCAGAACCGCGAATCCATCGGCATGGACCGCGGCTCGCTGATCAGCCTCACGGACGCGGAACTCACCCGGCTGATCGAGTCGCCCGACGGGCGCATCTACATCCAGCGCGACGTGCGCGACCCCTACAGCACGCAAAGCGCGCCGCACCACTTTCTGGTGACCCTGGGCGCGCTGCAACTTGACCCCAGCGCGCCGCCCAACCTGGCGGTCGCCTATATCGGCCGCAAGCTCGAAGGCAACCTGTACACCCAGGCGCAGCTTCAGCGGGTGCTGCTCGCGCTGTGTCTGGCGGGCTTGCTGACGGCGGGCGCGGGCGCCTACCTGCTGGCCGGGCAGGCGCTGCGGCCCTTGCGGCAGGTGCAGCGGGCGGCCGAGAGCATCGGCGGGCAGAACCTGGCCGAGCGGGTCCCCGAGCCGCAGACCGGCGACGAGGTGCAGGCGCTGGCGCAGGCCCTCAACGCGATGCTGGGGCGCCTGGAGGGCAGCTTCGAGGCCCAGCGCCGATTTACCAGCGACGCCAGCCACGAGCTGCGGACCCCGGTCACGGCGATCAGCGGGCACG
This portion of the Deinococcus budaensis genome encodes:
- a CDS encoding ATP-binding protein, with the protein product MTLRWRLTLFYTGLLAVLLTAVSVAALVTIRSSLLSNLNRELNQSYLLLTETLPSLNLKAPSTDEERDAAGVLPLARYLFPNDAIQIDELPTYDFPTLAQQLEEAPTPDAREQVLAFVRGLGSDPQNRESIGMDRGSLISLTDAELTRLIESPDGRIYIQRDVRDPYSTQSAPHHFLVTLGALQLDPSAPPNLAVAYIGRKLEGNLYTQAQLQRVLLALCLAGLLTAGAGAYLLAGQALRPLRQVQRAAESIGGQNLAERVPEPQTGDEVQALAQALNAMLGRLEGSFEAQRRFTSDASHELRTPVTAISGHASYLLRRTQPNEQQRESLDIIRSESERLTNLIASLLQLARSDSGALALTRQPVLSGPFLSEVTRELAPLAQAQGTRLTAGGEELAFEGDPDRLKQVLINLVGNALKAGAKNITLTSQPQGGGREVRLSVHDDGPGIPPEHLARLFDRFYRVEDSRSRDQGGAGLGLSIAKGIVDAHGGRIWLESEVGKGTTAHVQLPIGNIADLDEEDVP
- a CDS encoding response regulator transcription factor codes for the protein MERKPLVLVIEDEKDIARFIELELAAEGYATEVAFDGVTGLSKFREVNPDLVILDLMLPVLDGLEVARRIRKTSNTPIIILTAKDGIQDKVEGLDSGADDYLIKPFSIEELLARVRAHLRRVNPAVTGEVRVADLVMNLDGREIFRGGRRVELSAKEFELLELLARNPGKVFSRFEIEEKVWPEYTGGSNVVDVYIGYLRRKLEEGGERRLIHTVRGVGYVLREE